atatgaatattatTCCTACtttgatgatgatgaagaagaattgTGTATGATGTACATGGTTGTGGATTCTAACATGGGCTTTGGCCATTTCCCTTTAGATATACCGAATGGTCCTCAAAATGCTCGACTCATTTTTGCACCACATAAACATAGCCATAAAAGAACAAGAATAGCGAGCAAAAGAATTCAAGTATCTAACTTAGGACAAGAAACAGGGGAATTCCTATTGATGGCATTATTTTGATTCGAATGGCAAAAGCCTGATGCCAATGACATACGATTCAAAATGGGAAAGACCAAATCTTTAATAGTTATTCCCTCTTCTTTTTTTCTGATAACATATCAGTTCAACTTTTTGTGTGTcaattgtattttattaaagagAAATTGCATTTCTAATCATAGTTATTTTTTAACGATTTTATCATTTATATCATCAAATTATAGCtttaatcattattttttaCAATGTTAGTCATTTTTATGATGTGACAACAACGTGGTCGAAGCTTGTGCAACCAATATCACATCAGCACTTTAATGGAAAATGAGTAAagttatcaaaattaaaatatacaaaaaacTAAGATTGAAATTTAACAACACAAAATACTAAAATCACAAAAGACGAATATATATGACTAAAACACGATTTTTCCTTTCACTCATACCCTATAATAATTTGATCCTAAAAAATGGATTTGGTGGACTCAATCTTTACATTTATTGAAAGACTTGCAATGGTGAAACCGTGAAAGTAAATTACCAACTTCATTTCATAACAAAACCTAAAAAACACAAAATTCACTAGTATTGAATCGATGGTGCATAGGACTAGAAATTAAGGTTTGCATTGcatgattaaaattataatcGAAATTCATTGATTTCAAATATATCACCACAAAACATAACCCGGCTAATGAATCCATTCAGACATTATCGTGCTACTCAGCACTAAATAATAGATACAACTAGTGAAAATATTATCTTCGAGCCCATCTATATGTTTTGAAAAGAGATGCCATTTTAATCGTCAATTTTTCAATCCCTTTCTTCGATTGATGTTCCAATGAGTTGGACCCAATTATCTAATACTTTAACGTCAAGTATTATTGAAAGGTGGTGTTTGAAAATCGAAgatgtgaagttattaaaataGAGTGTATAGATTAATTGCACACAATATTGTTATTTTAAGTTCAAATAATTCTCATTacaaatttttatattatatatgtcaTTCATATCAAATAGTCCCTCAAATTACAACCATAGACATTCCCAACCGTCGATTCACTTCGAAGAGATATCATGGCAGATGTTCATACGTCTCCGTATTCCTTACATCCGAGGTACGAATATGTATAAAGATTTGCAGCAGTTGTATTGGTGGTCAGGGATGAAACAAGACACTGCTAGATTcgtatctgaatgtctcacaTGCCAGCAGGTAAAAgtcgaacatcagagaccaaCTAGAATATTAAAACCACTCTCGATAGCCGAGTGGAAATGGAAGAACATACAATGAATTTTATGGTTGGTTTACCAAGAACTTTGCATGAACTTAATTCCATCTGGATTATAGTGGATCGTCTCACCAAATCAACTCATTTATTGCCGGTGAAGACGACTTATATTATGAACAAGTATGTCGAGTTATATATCAAGAAAATTGTCAATtacatggtattccagtttccaTTGTATCTGACGTAGATCTCCAATTTACATCAGCATTTTGGAATAGTTTGCACGTAGCATTAGGTACAAAATTGACTTTCATCACAACTTTctatcctcagacagacggacagtctgAAAGAATTATATAGActttggaggatctattgcgagcttgtgtgatagATTTTCTTGGGAAGTTGTATACGAAattgtcatttgttgagttcACATATAATAACAACTATCAGACTTCGATAGAGATGGCTTCCTATGAGACACTATATGGGCAAAAGTGCAGGACGCCGATCCGTTGGGACAATGTGTGTGAACGAGCTGAGTTAAGCCGTGAGATTGTGAGGCAGACAACATAGGCTATTAATAGGATTCGAGACAAGATGAGAATTGCACAGAGTCACCAAAAAAGTTATGCAGATAGACGTCATCGAGATCTAGAATACAcagttggcgaccatgtgttcaTAAAGTGGCACCGATAAATGGAACGCCGAGACTTGTAAGAGATgctaaatattaataatttaattaagttgacaattacattaatatttttaacgatatttttatttagccatGATATTTCAGACATGCTGACTTCGAGATGACTTTCCAGAAGAAGATATTTGAACTCGtgagaaatttaaaatttgagtaggtcttttgtgatacgatctcacgaatctttatctgtgagatgggtctacgagtcaacactaccgatattcacaataaaaaataatattcttagcataaaaaataatacttttttcatagatgacccaaataagagatctatctAACAAAATATATCTTGTGACAccatctcacataagtttttattTAGTCAAATAGGCTTAAGAATGAGTGATGAGATTATATATTGGGAAATTCCCTCAACATAGACTCATAGGTTATCATTGGCTCAAATTATGGATCAACCATAAAAACACTACCCTCGTGGAGTTATGGCAGGTTGAACTCAAGTTTAAAGACAATGTCTCtttaaataacacaataaaatcgCAGACATTACTTGTTAAAAGTTACATGACACCAATACCTGAAAGTATTTGAGCTTGGGTATATAAATAATAGTAAATAAATATATGCACAAAATATGAAATTAAATGTAATTTCAAACACAAAATACACAGACGACTTTCAACTTCAACTCAAATTCAATTTCTACCACCACAAAATCATCCAAGAGGTGAATCGAAATCTCACATTAAAAGCACTGAAAAACGGTTAGTTTCAAAACCAAATTAGTCAGTATTATTATCCAACCCAACTTAGTATAATAAAACTAGAAGCTCATTCACTCAGTGACAGCGAAGCCAATTGCTCAGCAGGGCTGCTCAGCTGCTGCTGAGACACATTTTTCAGAACATCCATTGCCTCTGAGACCTTAGCTTTAAGAGCTTCTGGAGACTCCAACAAGTGCAACACCTCTGTCTGGTCCATTTCCAGAAGCATGCCAGTCACCTTAGCCGCCATATCAGGCTCCAGTTGTTCAACAAGCGGGTACAAATTTTCTCCCAACATCTGCAGGATAAATAAAAAGGACCTTTTTTTCACTACATACAGTATACAGATTACAGTATTTGCACAGCAGAGATGATACTGTCAGCACATCATAAAGTCTTTAAAAGTTGAAAGATCAGACACTTCACATGAAACATGTAAAGAAAATGCTTACAGTCCTTTGCTCGATGGGGGAAGCATTTGCAAGTGCAGATGCCAAAGCTCCAATTGGAATTGGTTGAGAAATTCCTGCATTATGCAATGGCAAACCACCCATTTCGTATGGGACAGGAAGCATGTTTCCAGGTATACCTTGCATGGAAACATCAGGCATCCCACGCCCAAGAGGATAGCGAAAGCCACGTCCCCTAGGAAGCATCTGCAAAGTAGGAATTAATTAACCAGTGAGAGATTACTCAAAAATCATAGGTCAAAATTACCACAAACCTGCTGCTGGATAACTGGTTGTGGGCCTTGCTGCATTGGAACAGCATTGGCACGCCTACCACCAGGTCGTGGGCCTTGATGCCCTTGTTGAACCAGAGGCACAAACATATTCGGCATGAGAGGCGCACCAGGTCTCATACCAGGAACAAGTTGCTGCTGATAACCAAATCCATGCTGAGATGAAAAATGAAGCGCGCATAAATTCACTGATACCTATAACCTATTGGCCACAAAAAATATCCTACATCTAAAATCAGTTATAGGCTATTCCTAAAGAAAAATTCCATTCAAAATTCAGTCATTCAATCTTCAGCGTCATGCTTCCATTAAACAAAAGCAAGTTATGAATGATGTCCATTGCATTTGTTGGGACTATGAGAACTTTGATCAAATCTTAGAATAAACAAGAtcagattttttttgttatgtttCCATTAAAATGATTAGTACCATATAGCCACTGTTATCCAATGGCATTTAATAGTGTGAAGAGCATAATTACTTGAGGAGGGATAATGGCAGGTGGTGGTTGCCCATAAAATATTTGTTGCCCCAGACCAGGACCACCAGGAGGGTACATTGGCATTCGAGGATTGACAGTAGATGCCATAGTCATGGGCCTCATTTGAGCAAACTGAGCCTGGATACAATAAAATGGGGAGATCAACACTTCGACGCAGCAATTCACAGGGTATATAAAGGATGCCCCTAGAGTTACAGACTTACAGTTGACTCACAACAAAGGGAAGAAAAACAATCCACTCATGGAACATAAAAATGGATATCCATAAAGATATAGAACACAGATTGTTCCAGATCTGATGGCAAACAAAATAAGCTTTTCCACTTCCATCTTTCTCACAGGGGTggtgaaaaatatataaaaagtaAAAGGAACACCAACAAGTCTACCTGTAACCGTGCTCTTCTATCTTCCTTCCTCTGAGCAGGGGCAACATAAAGTGGTTTGCCAGCAATCAACTTACCATTCATTTCAGAAAGCTGAAACCAATTTTGTTAAATTCTTTAATTGAAAGGCAACTAGGTGAAAAGGGCAGAGAATAAGGAGCAAgcaataaataattatcaaacTCACAGCTCTGGAAGCCTCTTCTGGTGATGAGAATGCAACAAAGCCCGATCCTCGGCTTATACCTTTGGGATCTCGCATCACCTGTATAGACATTAGAACAAATTAGAAGAGTCAGTCAAATATATGATAAAGTATCAACGCGACCAAGTTACCAACCGCAAACCTTGTATGATGTTATTGAACCAAATGGAGAGAACAAATCCTTGAGTTTCTCATCGCCAATACTATCATCTAGGTTTTTGACATAAAGGTTCAATCCTTGAAATTTGTCAACGGCTTCTTGTACGCTCTGCTCAAATTGTTGTTTCAATTCAACCTCCCTCTCAGATTTCTTTTGGGCTCTCCCGACATACCATTCCTTGTTATCAAATTTATGGCCATTAAGGGATTCAACTGCTCTAGCAGCATCTTCTGCATTCTCAAAATTAACAAATCCAAAACACTTGGACTTGCCATCTTCATTTCTCATTACCGCAGTACTAGTGAGTGATCCAAATTCAATAAATGTCTTTCTAAGGTCTTCTTCGGTGGTTGTTTCAGAAAGatttttcacaaacacgttGGTGAATACTGTCTTGTCAACTGACATCTCTCTTTCTTGCTTACGAAGGAAGGGTCCCACATAGACTTGCTTCCCATTCAGCAGCATGCCATTAAGCTTCTCAATAGCTTTCTGGGCAGATTCATCACTAGCATATTGCACAAAACCATAGCCCATTGATTGACCAGACGCATTTGTTGCTATTTTGCACGACAAAATGTTCCCAAATGAAGAAAATGTATCATGTAGAGCTTTATGGTCAATTTCCTTGTCCAAATTCTGTAAAAACCAACATTGACAGAATCTAATCAAGTGTTTTATTTCAGGACAATCCACAGCAAGAATAATGGAGAAGGAGAGGAAATAATAccttaataaatatatttccaGCACCACTCCTGCGTACACTAGGGTCTCGATGAGAATACATAATCCTAATAGGTTTCCCATTGAGAGGAGTAAAGTTCAGCTCCTCCACCGCTCTCTCAGCTATCAAAAAGAAAGGTTTGTTAGATACAGAAACAGGGTCAAAGCTAAAGGAAAGGGCCTTCATCTTATTCTGCAAAAGATTAGCACAAAGGATATCTTATCCTTAATGTTACAATTGCAACTGAATGAACAATGAAAGAACTTAAATGCTGATAAAAGCAATACAAACTTGATTAGAAACTTAACAAGccaatgaaaaatataatggGAAACAAATCTTAACAAAGTAGTCACCAACTGCCAACAATTAATACTAGAACCATGAGTCATTGTATTGATCTCACACTTCTCCCATCCAGAATACCACTTAAATCGCAAACCTCAAATATGAGGTCATTAAACATGGAAGCCAAATCACACAGTATAATAATAAAGTAATAAACACAGAAGAGTTATTTGCTTCCATGTATCAATTCCTTCAACTACGCCCCACACATTTGAATCTCACACACTGGTATGAGATTTCTTACAGCTATATTATGTATCCTAAACTTGATATTCAACTCCTATTATGGGAGATTAACGATTAATATAGTCACATGTCACTAAAATAACCCAACTCAAATTTTGGACTCCACTTTCTGATTGAATGTATTATAGCAAGGACAATTACGATCAACGTTGCAAAGGGCATTCACAAGAGGCTGATAGAATTGAATTGATTAATAAATGACAAGAACGACATAGAATACGAACCATCCTGAGGATTTCCGTAGTTGACGTAGCCATAACCAAGTGAATGTCGGCTGGTCAAATCCCTGCAAACCCTAACCGACACCACATCCCCCACCTGGCTGAACAGATCGTACAGTTGCGAGTCGGTCACATTCGCATCGAGATCTCCGACGTACAGTGAAGTTACGAACGGAGCACCGCCGGACGGCGTGGCGTTCACCAACTGCACTTGAGGTGGCATCTGAACCTGAGCCGCCATTGatgatttttttccttttcagaGATTTTTCtagttttttaaattttttcttcaaTAGCTTCCCTCTCCTCGTTTTATTTACCAGGCTCAAAGAGAAGCAAGAAGGAAACAAAAGGCCGAACACAACTTCTCAACTcagaatttcgaattttttctcgagatacttttttttttatgattttaaaagcaAATAGAGGAGAGGGAAGGAGGGATACGTCGGAGGTCCGACTGAGGAGAGGCCAAAAAAACTGACGCCGGACGTATGCACGCCGGAGAGTGAAAACGGAGAGACACGAAGCGCGGTTTTGTACAGCGCACTGCAAAAACTCGAGGGATATTGCGGCGGCGTATGTTATTATTTGTTTGGGCTTAGGGATTAAACCTTGATTTCTTGAAACGAAACCCACGCCGTCGGATTAGATTGACCGGGTCCCGTACTGACGTTTTCGCGAGACTTATGCGACTTCTGTGATTTAAAGAAATGCGCTTTCGTGCCCGAAGGACCCGATCCGGAGCATGTACAGATATATAGCCATAAGCAAAAAATAACTTAATATATATCCAAATGaaacaatttatttatataatacgTTTAATAAAACGAGTATTaaactttaaattttaaatttttttggttattatttttaaatcaaacaaatattttttataagccggttttctttaattattttgattcgATTAATGCTACATTTGAGAAACTTTATCGCATTTGTTAACAAGTGTGCCAGTTATATtattatggcaaaaacttgtgtgagacagtctcacgggtcgtattttgtgagacggatctcttatgtgggttatctatgaaaaaatattattttttatgctaagaatattactttttattatgaatatcggcatctattattatttcataaataagaTTGCTAAAGTTGTGAAAACGAGCAACTGTCGGGTTAACTGATTAGCCACGACTCCATCACAACTCACCATTTGTACTCAAATTCTGATTTCTCAGAAATTCGCTATCTTCTACCATATGTCTATTTATACGTGGCATTGACTTACATAATTCCCTCATCGAATATCCATTTTCACATACTTCACTGGTAGgttttctcttttcttcttgAACAAAAAATAGTTTTCTTGATCAACTATTTCATTTGTTCAGCTGCTACTATGTTGAAAATGAGACCACTGTGGGATAGTTTTTCTTCCATTTATGGCTCATTGCCATATGATTCCAACGCGCTACCTAGACATGGTGAAGAAAACGATCATAATCTCGACTGCTAGCTGAATTTGTTGATCCCATCGAAAGCGCACGAGTTGAGACTCGATATCGGGTCCAAGTATCCTCAAGTTCCCGCCAGAGGGTTCTGATCGGCCGGATACTTGTGTGAGATTCGATCACATCATGGCTAGCGAGGACTTGCTCTCGACTTTTGTTAAAGCACTGTTTATGCTCCAAGAGCCTGTGGAAAAACTACTTGACGAATTCAGACCGAATTGCCTGGTTGCTGACATGTTCTTGCCTTGGACTACTGATTCTGCCGCAAAATTTGGTATCCCGATATTGGTTTTTCATGGCGTAAGCACTTTCGCGCTCTGCCCCACGGAGCAAATGAAGCGCCACGAGCCTTATGAACATGTTTAATCAGGTTCTGAGCCCCTTTTGTGGCCTGACCTTCCGCATCAGCTGAAGTTTGTAAAAACACAAGTCAGTCCTCGTGAACCTTGGGTAATGTAGATGGTATCGgaaaaaaaaacttgaaattaaaatttaagatATGTTTTCAATGATCATCAACTTCAAATGATTGAAAAGTCATTAGTATATGGAATTTCCATATAATTCTATGCCAATCTTCACACGATTTTCGGCTTCGAAAGTTGAACGTAGTTTCATTTTGATAGATCATAGTATGTTGAAAACTAGCGCATTTCTTTCTTTCATACCATACAAACGAACAAACAAGTGcatttggattttttttcaCAACATTCTTGTAGCGTGAGCCGAAATAATTTGTTGTATAAATAGTGTAAATTAATATCTTATTTACAACCATCAATCAATAAACATGcatactgtggggacccggacgctaattcaattcttaatcatcattaggatcaatttattaattcaagtaatttgggtcataaaaaaaatttctttaattgcggaacgtaatagaatctaactaatatacagattcgtataaataaagtacaagtcctgtacaatctatattcaataaaaactaaggtttaacaactaaatatccagtgttcaaaccctatctttaatccaagtccgtagtctccactctaatcatgatctctctctctcttcttgtcttgacattgatcctgtctcacctgttgtcatgcacacatataaacaagacaacagccggataactccggtgagaattatattcccagtataaatcatgtatacatgcctttcatataaacaatataaaagcatgaaataaatattcataacatgtatcaaaatcagaacgtgaatcaaatattcatcacatgtattataattcaaaacatgaatcaatatcaagaataaattatattctaaacatatatcatcatcaggaacataattccatatcaaacaatgaatcactctccgtgattctcagactcagactcgactcagtcctaatctagggatcccgatcggaataataacatacacccacctacactcccgatcggggtggtggtatgttcttattcacggactttggctctttccatatcgaacaccagtaatagaagaaactccaattatatccactccgatatagccaaacgtccggtgtcttgacctaaccgtcacagactttggcattttcaccaatatcctatcctgtgacaatgtgcaatgtgcaatgtgccagtgacgattccatcactatccggcactactgtcacaagattactcaatTACAATTAAGCGTATCCGCTTATgaatcaatacataaatcaataactcAAAGGTATCAatctcatacaattgcaaatatcaatacaataaagtaaagtttgggaaactcaagtcaatcggactcgagttgtgcaatcccacatcaacataaatttatacatttgtcttcgcggtctgacgaagtcgaagtcaaatctgtccatatcaatctaaaatcaatatcgcataggcacaatctcaatatgcaactcaattcaaaatctattctgatcaatactcaaatcaaacataatctgatcaatatcgaatcaagatacaatctaatctatatcgacgatatcacgatataatcgaaatcactactgaatctgatcaatatcaatttactcatgtttcgacggtataacaatacagtctcgatatccccgtcaatctcaacatcacagatataataccagcaCTCAttatcagtatcagtacaacttataatccgaataacaatacaactctgatattgaatctcaatcacatcaactctgaaaatcataacaataacataaacagtctgttcttcaatctgacttcaaatatacgatgtccactgtatcagaaacaccatatatgattcctattcaattctgacaatatcataatttcaaatcatatttaaacgtaacaaaacttacgttcagttgtagctgtcgtcgctaggaactcggtgctgTACTCGAATTCAAAATCAGACAGGCAGATCTTGAacaaatcgaattctaaaatattaaaaggcgtaaggattttacGGAGCTTCTCGGTGCTTCTTCCTTCCAATTTCTGAAGGAATAATCGAATtgtacctatatatatatatcccatgcATGCTCAAGAAACGTGGCACAACTCTttgcactgcacgtctcgcgcatatgcgcgacactactcggcgcatatgcgcgagaccttaagtctcaGCGCGTGTaatctcggcagctcgcgcatatgcgcgacttcaacccgcgcatgtgcgcccaactctctgcctacctcgcgcatgtgtgcgccctcacgccgcgcatatgcgcggggtcttctacCAAATCCGCGCATAGCTCgtgcatcacgtcgcgcatgtgcgcgaatggcacaccctcgcacataattttgcgtattttctcgtctttctcggtctaatccgttccgtctataatcacatcaattaatcactaactcatttcagattaacaggataaatttctcgggccttacatttctccccccctaagattcgatttcgtcctcgaaatcataggcaatcaGATCATATCACAGATAATCATATCAACCTGGAAGAAATGTATACCAGAATTTAATCAAAAAACTCACTTTAATGAACTACTTCCAGAATCTTTATCTCATTTCAGATTCCATTCAGCAAATAGTTTCTTCACTACCCTACCCATTTGTCGCGTGAtttcttaattgcttgcaagtgcacaacgtcaagttgtaataaaatgtattttcgagtacaagtgtcgatcccacgaggagtacgtatttaaatgtatattaatgcttgcaattaaaatagtctcaattttatttagaaaaat
This sequence is a window from Primulina tabacum isolate GXHZ01 chromosome 17, ASM2559414v2, whole genome shotgun sequence. Protein-coding genes within it:
- the LOC142530359 gene encoding polyadenylate-binding protein 2-like — its product is MAAQVQMPPQVQLVNATPSGGAPFVTSLYVGDLDANVTDSQLYDLFSQVGDVVSVRVCRDLTSRHSLGYGYVNYGNPQDAERAVEELNFTPLNGKPIRIMYSHRDPSVRRSGAGNIFIKNLDKEIDHKALHDTFSSFGNILSCKIATNASGQSMGYGFVQYASDESAQKAIEKLNGMLLNGKQVYVGPFLRKQEREMSVDKTVFTNVFVKNLSETTTEEDLRKTFIEFGSLTSTAVMRNEDGKSKCFGFVNFENAEDAARAVESLNGHKFDNKEWYVGRAQKKSEREVELKQQFEQSVQEAVDKFQGLNLYVKNLDDSIGDEKLKDLFSPFGSITSYKVMRDPKGISRGSGFVAFSSPEEASRALSEMNGKLIAGKPLYVAPAQRKEDRRARLQAQFAQMRPMTMASTVNPRMPMYPPGGPGLGQQIFYGQPPPAIIPPQHGFGYQQQLVPGMRPGAPLMPNMFVPLVQQGHQGPRPGGRRANAVPMQQGPQPVIQQQMLPRGRGFRYPLGRGMPDVSMQGIPGNMLPVPYEMGGLPLHNAGISQPIPIGALASALANASPIEQRTMLGENLYPLVEQLEPDMAAKVTGMLLEMDQTEVLHLLESPEALKAKVSEAMDVLKNVSQQQLSSPAEQLASLSLSE